A single window of Achromobacter xylosoxidans DNA harbors:
- a CDS encoding TetR/AcrR family transcriptional regulator: MAGPASRKELSHDRIVEAAARAIRREGYAGVGVADVMKEAGLTHGGFYAHFPSRDAMLVAAMERAGRDGAARMAQGMARRRAEGASPLRALVESYLSEGHLVGCEGGCPISALASEMPRQSPEVRDISASRVTGLVGVVQQALPADAGPHAAMAITSSLVGAMQLARALGDNAQGHAMLAAARQSILDQYDSEGRQAAH; the protein is encoded by the coding sequence ATGGCCGGCCCCGCTTCCCGCAAAGAGCTCTCCCATGACCGCATCGTGGAAGCGGCCGCGCGAGCGATTCGCCGGGAAGGCTATGCCGGCGTGGGCGTGGCGGACGTCATGAAAGAGGCCGGGCTCACGCACGGCGGCTTCTATGCGCATTTCCCGTCGCGCGACGCCATGCTGGTGGCGGCGATGGAACGCGCCGGCCGCGATGGCGCCGCCCGCATGGCGCAAGGCATGGCGCGGCGCCGCGCCGAAGGCGCCAGCCCGCTGCGCGCCCTGGTCGAGAGCTATCTGTCAGAGGGCCACCTGGTCGGTTGCGAAGGGGGCTGCCCGATTTCGGCGCTGGCCTCGGAGATGCCGCGCCAGTCGCCCGAGGTGCGGGACATCTCGGCCAGCCGGGTGACCGGGCTGGTCGGCGTGGTGCAACAGGCGCTGCCGGCCGACGCCGGCCCGCACGCCGCGATGGCGATCACCAGCAGCCTGGTGGGCGCCATGCAACTGGCCCGCGCGCTCGGCGACAACGCGCAGGGCCACGCCATGTTGGCGGCCGCGCGCCAGTCCATTCTCGACCAGTACGACAGCGAGGGCCGCCAGGCCGCCCACTGA
- a CDS encoding DHA2 family efflux MFS transporter permease subunit: MHSNATPAAHQAAAAPSAAESPWPIFWIASVAVFLVSLDATMLYAAFGAMRAGFPEASAADMSWVLNAYTVVYAAMLIPSGGLADTHGRKRMFMIGVLLFLAASAACGLAGTVGWLIAARVAQAVGAALLTPASLSIVLAAFPAAQRSVAVSLWGAVAALAAAVGPSLGAFVVDAAGWPWAFYINLPLGALSLWFGAARLVESVRPEARRRVDGVGMALLMVGVGALALAIVQSESPHWSRGELWMVAAVGLVSLAAFVGWARSTPHPLVDLALFKHRTYRYVNLATLSFGIAFAMMFFAFFFYMTGVWHYSLPRAGLAVTPGPLLVMPTAIITGKLAARMGHRPFLVGGALVYAASGLWFLLVPGAEPAYLAHWLPGLLLSGLGVGMVLPSLAGAAVNRLPPQHYAVGSAVNQATRQIGAVLGVALTVLLLGKGALSHADFDPLYIGHVGLALLTGLLCLAVDTRPRPAPAHA; encoded by the coding sequence ATGCATTCCAATGCCACCCCCGCGGCTCACCAAGCCGCCGCTGCGCCGTCCGCGGCCGAATCCCCCTGGCCGATCTTCTGGATCGCCAGCGTGGCCGTGTTCCTGGTTTCCCTCGACGCGACCATGCTCTACGCCGCGTTCGGCGCCATGCGCGCCGGCTTTCCCGAGGCCTCGGCCGCCGACATGTCCTGGGTGCTGAACGCCTACACGGTGGTCTATGCGGCCATGCTGATCCCGTCCGGCGGGCTGGCCGACACGCACGGGCGCAAGCGCATGTTCATGATCGGCGTGCTGCTGTTCCTGGCGGCCTCGGCCGCCTGCGGCCTGGCCGGCACCGTCGGCTGGCTGATCGCGGCGCGCGTGGCGCAGGCGGTCGGCGCGGCCTTGCTGACGCCGGCCTCGCTGTCCATCGTGCTGGCGGCGTTCCCGGCCGCGCAGCGCTCGGTGGCGGTGAGCCTGTGGGGCGCCGTGGCGGCGCTTGCCGCCGCGGTCGGCCCCAGCCTGGGCGCGTTCGTGGTCGATGCCGCCGGCTGGCCCTGGGCCTTCTACATCAACCTGCCGCTGGGCGCGCTGTCGCTGTGGTTCGGCGCCGCCCGCCTCGTGGAATCGGTGCGGCCCGAAGCGCGCCGGCGCGTCGATGGCGTCGGCATGGCGCTGCTGATGGTGGGCGTGGGCGCGCTGGCGCTGGCCATCGTGCAGTCGGAATCGCCGCACTGGAGCCGTGGCGAGCTGTGGATGGTGGCGGCCGTGGGGCTGGTGTCGCTGGCGGCCTTCGTGGGCTGGGCCCGCAGCACGCCGCATCCGCTGGTCGACCTGGCGCTGTTCAAGCATCGCACCTATCGCTACGTGAACCTGGCCACGCTCAGCTTCGGCATTGCCTTCGCGATGATGTTCTTCGCTTTCTTCTTCTACATGACGGGCGTCTGGCACTACAGCCTGCCGCGCGCCGGCCTGGCGGTCACGCCGGGTCCGCTGCTGGTGATGCCGACCGCGATCATCACCGGCAAGCTGGCCGCGCGCATGGGGCATCGGCCGTTCCTGGTGGGCGGCGCGCTGGTCTATGCCGCCAGCGGCCTGTGGTTCCTGCTGGTGCCCGGCGCCGAGCCCGCCTACCTGGCGCATTGGCTGCCGGGACTGCTGCTGAGCGGGCTGGGCGTGGGCATGGTGCTGCCCTCGCTGGCTGGCGCCGCGGTCAACCGGCTGCCGCCGCAGCACTATGCGGTGGGCAGCGCGGTCAACCAGGCCACGCGCCAGATCGGCGCGGTGCTTGGCGTGGCGCTGACGGTGCTGCTGCTGGGCAAGGGCGCGCTGAGTCACGCGGATTTCGACCCGCTGTACATCGGCCACGTTGGCCTGGCGTTGCTGACGGGCTTGCTGTGCCTGGCGGTGGACACGCGGCCGCGTCCGGCGCCGGCCCATGCGTGA
- a CDS encoding SDR family oxidoreductase, giving the protein MELKNATVLITGANRGIGLAFAREALARGARKVYAGARDPASISLPGLQAIKLDVTSDEDVAAAAALAKDVTLVINNAGIAATGGFLADDSIESARRHLETNLLGPLRVAQAFAPVLAANGGGALLNVLSIASWINRPLLGVYGMSKSAAWALTNGLRHELREQGTQVLGLHMGFVDTDLTRGLDAPKSTPESVVRQAFEALEAGAEEVLADDATRQVKQGLAAEPPVYLQA; this is encoded by the coding sequence ATGGAACTGAAGAACGCTACCGTCCTCATCACCGGCGCCAACCGGGGCATCGGCCTGGCCTTCGCCCGCGAGGCGCTGGCCCGTGGCGCGCGCAAGGTCTACGCCGGCGCGCGCGATCCGGCCAGCATCTCGCTGCCGGGCCTGCAGGCCATCAAGCTCGACGTCACCAGCGACGAGGACGTGGCCGCCGCGGCCGCGCTGGCCAAGGACGTGACGCTGGTCATCAACAACGCCGGCATTGCCGCGACCGGCGGCTTCCTGGCCGACGACAGCATCGAATCGGCCCGCCGGCACCTGGAGACCAACCTGCTGGGCCCGCTGCGCGTGGCGCAGGCGTTCGCGCCGGTGCTGGCCGCCAACGGCGGCGGCGCGCTGCTGAACGTGCTGTCGATCGCGAGCTGGATCAACCGGCCGCTGCTGGGCGTGTACGGCATGAGCAAGTCGGCCGCCTGGGCCCTGACCAACGGCCTGCGTCATGAACTGCGCGAGCAGGGCACCCAGGTGCTGGGCCTGCACATGGGCTTTGTCGATACCGACCTGACGCGCGGCCTGGACGCGCCCAAGAGCACGCCCGAATCGGTGGTGCGCCAGGCCTTCGAGGCGTTGGAAGCCGGCGCCGAGGAAGTGCTGGCCGACGACGCCACGCGCCAGGTCAAGCAAGGCCTGGCGGCCGAGCCGCCCGTCTACCTGCAGGCATGA
- a CDS encoding ABC transporter permease, with protein MLKLILRRVIVAIPTLILVSMIVFMLQKILPGDAVLTMAGEERDPAVLDYLREKYRLNDPLPVQYVAWATQVVQGDLGKSLRTDVPVTTLIGQKLPVTLQLAAMAMFFALLIGIPMGIVAAVRKGKPVEMGANIAALSGMSIPNFWLGIILIMVVSVQWKLLPASGYVSPTEDFWLSIKTMLMPALVLSTAIAAYLMRHTRSAMLEALSADYVRTARAKGVSPRRVVLRHALRNALMPIVTLVTLLFGELMAGAVLTEQVFTIPGFGKLVVDAVFTRDYAVVQGVVLCVAVGFILMNLLADILYILVNPRLRHA; from the coding sequence ATGCTCAAACTCATCTTGCGCCGCGTGATCGTCGCGATACCGACCCTGATACTGGTGTCGATGATCGTCTTCATGCTGCAGAAAATCCTGCCCGGTGACGCGGTGCTGACCATGGCCGGCGAAGAGCGCGACCCGGCCGTGCTGGACTACCTGCGCGAAAAATACCGCCTCAACGACCCGCTGCCGGTGCAGTACGTCGCCTGGGCCACCCAGGTGGTGCAGGGCGACCTGGGCAAGTCGCTGCGCACCGACGTGCCGGTGACCACCCTGATCGGCCAGAAGCTGCCGGTCACGCTGCAACTGGCCGCCATGGCGATGTTCTTCGCGCTGCTGATCGGCATTCCCATGGGCATCGTCGCGGCGGTGCGCAAGGGCAAGCCGGTCGAGATGGGCGCCAACATCGCGGCGCTGTCCGGCATGTCGATACCCAATTTCTGGCTCGGCATCATCCTGATCATGGTGGTGTCGGTGCAGTGGAAGCTGCTGCCGGCATCCGGCTACGTGTCGCCGACCGAGGACTTCTGGCTGTCGATCAAGACCATGCTGATGCCGGCGCTGGTGCTGTCCACGGCGATCGCCGCCTACCTGATGCGCCACACCCGCTCGGCCATGCTCGAGGCCCTGTCGGCCGACTACGTGCGCACCGCGCGCGCCAAGGGCGTGTCGCCGCGCCGCGTGGTGCTGCGTCATGCGTTGCGCAATGCCCTGATGCCGATCGTCACGCTGGTGACGCTGCTGTTCGGGGAACTGATGGCCGGCGCCGTGCTGACCGAACAGGTCTTCACCATCCCGGGCTTCGGCAAGCTGGTGGTCGACGCCGTCTTCACGCGTGACTACGCGGTGGTGCAGGGCGTGGTGCTCTGCGTCGCGGTGGGCTTCATCCTGATGAACCTGCTGGCCGACATCCTGTACATCCTGGTCAATCCCCGTCTGAGGCACGCATGA
- a CDS encoding ABC transporter substrate-binding protein, producing MKRLTMTFGASVLALAAGAACAQNIRIGLQEDPDVLDPHRARTYVGRIVFTSLCDKLVDIDPKLHFVPQLATSWSFSPDNKVLTFKLREDALFHDGSKFDAAAAKANLERAMTLPDSLRKGELASVEKVDAPDASTLVLTLKQPDATLLAQLSDRAGMMLSPKSFADADVAAVGRKPICSGPYKFVERIQNDRVVLEKFDQYYDAKDYAFKRITFLPIPDTTVRLSNLRAGDLDLLERLNPSDAPQVKNDASLTFAPVAGLGFQQFMFNVANGKRAEDNPFKNKLVRQAFQLAIDRNAINEVAGGGIFEPAQQPFPPASPYHSDKFPVTKRDVAKARALLKQAGFDRVKAEVMFGNNTTTSSVAEMVQAMASEAGFDLSLRPTEYAALQKESAGGNFQVVMLGWSGRVDPDGNIHSFVTCKGALNDGHYCNPDVDKLLNEARTVPDETKRRAIYDQAQAIIQDELPGVYNYYQPWPFALAKKVKGFVPYPDGMIRLKGVTFAQK from the coding sequence ATGAAACGCTTGACCATGACCTTCGGCGCCAGCGTGCTGGCGCTGGCCGCCGGCGCCGCGTGCGCCCAGAACATCCGCATCGGCCTGCAGGAAGATCCGGACGTGCTGGACCCGCACCGCGCCCGCACCTACGTCGGCCGCATCGTCTTCACCTCGCTGTGCGACAAGCTGGTGGACATCGATCCCAAGCTGCACTTCGTGCCGCAACTGGCCACCTCGTGGTCGTTCAGCCCGGACAACAAGGTGCTGACCTTCAAGCTGCGCGAAGACGCGCTGTTCCATGACGGCAGCAAGTTCGACGCCGCCGCCGCCAAGGCCAACCTGGAACGCGCCATGACGCTGCCCGACAGCCTGCGCAAGGGCGAACTGGCCTCGGTCGAGAAAGTCGATGCGCCCGACGCCAGCACCCTGGTGCTGACCCTCAAGCAGCCCGACGCCACGCTGCTGGCGCAACTGTCCGACCGCGCCGGCATGATGCTGTCACCCAAGTCGTTCGCCGACGCCGACGTGGCCGCGGTCGGTCGCAAGCCGATCTGCTCGGGTCCGTACAAGTTCGTCGAGCGCATCCAGAACGACCGCGTCGTGCTGGAGAAATTCGACCAGTACTACGACGCCAAGGACTACGCCTTCAAGCGCATCACCTTCCTGCCGATCCCCGATACCACCGTGCGCCTGTCGAACCTGCGCGCCGGAGACCTGGACCTGCTCGAGCGCCTGAACCCGTCCGATGCGCCGCAGGTCAAGAACGACGCCAGCCTGACCTTTGCGCCGGTGGCCGGCCTGGGCTTCCAGCAGTTCATGTTCAACGTCGCCAACGGCAAGCGCGCCGAGGACAATCCGTTCAAGAACAAGCTGGTGCGCCAGGCGTTCCAGCTCGCCATCGACCGCAATGCCATCAACGAAGTGGCCGGCGGCGGCATCTTCGAACCGGCGCAGCAGCCGTTCCCGCCCGCCAGCCCCTACCACAGCGACAAGTTCCCGGTGACCAAGCGCGACGTGGCCAAAGCGCGCGCGCTGCTCAAGCAGGCCGGCTTCGACCGCGTCAAGGCCGAGGTCATGTTCGGCAACAACACCACCACCTCGTCGGTGGCCGAGATGGTGCAGGCCATGGCCTCCGAGGCCGGCTTCGACCTGTCGCTGCGGCCCACCGAGTACGCCGCGCTGCAGAAGGAATCCGCGGGCGGCAACTTCCAGGTGGTGATGCTGGGCTGGTCGGGCCGGGTCGATCCGGACGGCAACATCCACAGCTTCGTGACCTGCAAGGGCGCGCTGAACGACGGCCACTACTGCAACCCGGACGTCGACAAGCTGCTCAACGAGGCCCGCACGGTGCCCGATGAAACCAAGCGCCGCGCCATCTACGACCAGGCGCAGGCGATCATCCAGGACGAGCTGCCCGGCGTGTATAACTACTACCAGCCATGGCCGTTCGCGTTGGCCAAGAAGGTCAAGGGCTTCGTGCCGTACCCGGACGGCATGATCCGCCTGAAGGGCGTGACGTTCGCGCAGAAGTGA
- a CDS encoding chorismate--pyruvate lyase family protein — MNLAAAHHPPLAAGWLASAPPVLTLTQRHWLFRPGALTAGLRQVGQVRLRVLAEYADGAPADEAHAMRIAPGAPVWVREVLMSVDGIDSVPARSLTPLRASHGAWQGMRRLLTRPLADMLYHDSTVIRSPFACRRLASPVPFHATALGALAANGKAREAGRVWARRSVFWRQGQPLLVAECFLPDFWKLLAGRAAPPLVPHQRTPR; from the coding sequence ATGAATCTAGCCGCAGCACATCACCCTCCCCTCGCCGCGGGCTGGCTGGCCAGCGCGCCGCCCGTCCTGACACTCACGCAGCGCCACTGGCTGTTCCGCCCGGGCGCCCTGACCGCCGGCCTGCGCCAGGTCGGACAGGTGCGCCTGCGGGTGCTGGCCGAATATGCGGACGGCGCCCCCGCCGACGAGGCCCATGCCATGCGCATCGCGCCCGGCGCGCCCGTATGGGTGCGCGAAGTCCTGATGTCGGTCGACGGCATCGACAGCGTGCCGGCGCGCAGCCTGACGCCCTTGCGCGCTTCGCACGGCGCCTGGCAGGGCATGCGGCGGCTGCTGACGCGACCGCTGGCCGACATGCTGTACCACGACAGCACGGTGATCCGCTCGCCTTTCGCCTGTCGCCGCCTTGCCTCGCCGGTGCCGTTCCACGCCACCGCCCTGGGCGCCCTCGCGGCCAATGGCAAGGCGCGCGAGGCTGGCCGCGTGTGGGCGCGGCGCTCGGTATTCTGGCGCCAGGGCCAGCCGCTGCTGGTGGCCGAGTGTTTCCTGCCGGACTTCTGGAAGCTGCTGGCGGGCCGCGCGGCGCCGCCGCTGGTGCCGCACCAGCGCACGCCGCGCTAG
- a CDS encoding YaeQ family protein → MALRATIYKADLNVADTDRHYYGSHSLTVARHPSETDERMMVRLVAYALQAQEELAFTKGLSDTDEPDLWVKDLTGAITLWIEVGQPEERRILRACGRAEQVIVYCYGGSASRIWWDGVRNKLERTRNLKVINLPSEQTRALANLAERTMQLNANISDGVVYFSADKGEVSIEPEIWR, encoded by the coding sequence ATGGCCCTGCGCGCCACTATCTACAAGGCCGACCTCAACGTGGCCGACACCGATCGGCACTACTACGGCAGCCACTCGCTGACGGTCGCCCGCCATCCCTCCGAAACCGACGAGCGCATGATGGTGCGCCTGGTGGCCTACGCGCTGCAGGCCCAGGAAGAACTGGCCTTCACCAAGGGCCTGAGCGACACCGACGAGCCGGACCTGTGGGTCAAGGACCTGACCGGCGCCATCACCCTGTGGATCGAAGTCGGCCAACCCGAAGAACGCCGCATCCTGCGCGCCTGCGGCCGCGCCGAGCAGGTCATCGTCTACTGCTACGGCGGTTCCGCCAGCAGGATCTGGTGGGACGGCGTGCGCAACAAGCTGGAGCGCACCCGCAACCTCAAGGTCATCAACCTGCCATCCGAGCAGACCCGCGCCCTCGCCAACCTGGCCGAGCGCACCATGCAGCTGAATGCCAATATCTCGGACGGGGTGGTGTATTTCTCGGCCGACAAGGGCGAAGTCAGCATCGAGCCCGAAATCTGGCGCTGA
- a CDS encoding ABC transporter permease — protein sequence MSALPATAAAVTPPRSRSRAWAKFKRNHVAMLGLGIVLFFVLVALVAPLVANHDPFQTSFTTIRKAPSASYWLGTDELGRDIFSRMVYGARASLMAGLVSVLIALVVGVPFGLAAGYFGGWTDSCISRATEALLAIPFLILAIALAAFLGPSLTNAMIAIGVSAAPKFIRLTRGQVLAVKSEDYVQSARALGASDLRIICRHVFPNVMPPLIVQATITIATAIIAEASLSFLGLGLQPPNPSWGSMLNTAKNFMTQAPWMSIFPGSAIFLVVLGFNLLGDGLRDALDPRQDK from the coding sequence ATGAGCGCACTTCCCGCAACGGCCGCCGCCGTCACGCCGCCCCGCAGCCGCAGCCGCGCCTGGGCCAAGTTCAAACGCAACCACGTCGCCATGCTGGGCCTGGGCATCGTGCTGTTCTTCGTGCTGGTGGCGCTGGTGGCGCCGCTGGTCGCCAACCACGACCCGTTCCAGACCAGCTTCACCACCATCCGCAAGGCGCCGTCGGCCTCCTACTGGCTGGGCACCGACGAGCTTGGCCGCGACATCTTCAGCCGCATGGTCTATGGCGCCCGCGCCTCGCTCATGGCCGGCCTGGTGTCGGTGCTGATCGCGCTGGTGGTGGGCGTGCCGTTCGGGCTGGCCGCCGGTTACTTTGGCGGCTGGACCGACAGCTGCATCTCGCGCGCCACCGAGGCGCTGCTGGCGATCCCGTTCCTGATCCTGGCCATCGCGCTAGCCGCCTTCCTCGGCCCCAGCCTGACCAACGCCATGATCGCCATCGGCGTGTCGGCCGCGCCCAAGTTCATCCGGCTCACGCGCGGGCAGGTGCTGGCGGTCAAGAGCGAGGACTACGTGCAGAGCGCCCGCGCGCTGGGCGCCTCGGACCTGCGCATCATCTGCCGCCACGTCTTCCCGAACGTCATGCCGCCGCTGATCGTGCAGGCCACCATTACCATCGCCACGGCCATCATCGCCGAGGCCAGCCTGTCGTTCCTGGGCCTGGGCCTGCAGCCGCCGAATCCGTCGTGGGGCTCGATGCTGAACACCGCCAAGAACTTCATGACCCAGGCGCCCTGGATGTCGATCTTCCCCGGATCGGCCATTTTCCTGGTGGTGCTGGGCTTCAATCTGCTGGGCGACGGGCTGCGCGACGCGCTGGATCCCCGTCAGGACAAGTAA
- the ggt gene encoding gamma-glutamyltransferase, translating into MKSFDWVNPYPSIRIPLFARNVVSTSHPLAAQAGLRMLLKGGNAVDAAIAAAATIVLVEPVSCGLGGDCFAIVWDGKELHGLNSSGVAPAAWNVEYFKRKYGVGADGLAIQPKRGWDAVTVPGVVAGWSALHEKLGKLPFEQLFEPAIEIAERGYAVPPVVAHKWAAAANELSSQPGYAQAFMPEGRAPKVGEHFRFPDAAYTLRRIAATKGRDFYEGELAERIAAFSQECGAAMTLEDLRGYRPEWVKPISRSYRGYELHEIPPNGQGIAALIALGIVERFNIADMPVDSVQSQHLQIEAMKLAFADLYKYVADPRSMEVTPEQMLSDAYLDSRAKLIRLDGATHFGAGRPAAGGTVYLTAADENGMMISFIQSNYMGFGSGVVVPGTGISLQNRGVGFSMDPKSANVVEGGKRPFHTIIPGFLTRGGKPVMSFGVMGGDMQPQGHLQTVIRMVDYHQNPQAACCAPRWKVNRDFTLDIETNMKASTIAGLKDLGHALKSVDDPYMDFGAGQFIWRMSESDNELGYVAASDSRRDGQAVGF; encoded by the coding sequence ATGAAATCCTTCGACTGGGTCAACCCGTATCCCTCCATCCGCATCCCGCTGTTCGCGCGCAATGTGGTGTCGACTTCGCACCCGCTGGCCGCCCAGGCTGGCCTGCGCATGCTGCTCAAGGGCGGCAACGCGGTCGACGCCGCCATCGCCGCGGCCGCCACCATCGTGCTGGTCGAGCCGGTCTCCTGCGGCCTGGGCGGCGACTGTTTCGCCATCGTCTGGGACGGCAAGGAACTGCATGGCCTGAATTCCTCGGGCGTGGCCCCGGCCGCCTGGAATGTCGAATACTTCAAGCGCAAATACGGCGTCGGCGCCGACGGCCTGGCGATCCAGCCCAAGCGCGGCTGGGACGCGGTCACGGTGCCGGGCGTGGTGGCCGGCTGGTCCGCGCTGCACGAAAAGCTTGGCAAGCTGCCCTTCGAACAACTGTTCGAGCCGGCCATCGAGATCGCCGAGCGCGGCTACGCCGTGCCGCCGGTGGTGGCGCACAAATGGGCCGCCGCCGCCAATGAACTGAGCAGCCAGCCGGGCTACGCCCAGGCCTTCATGCCCGAGGGCCGCGCGCCCAAGGTCGGCGAGCACTTCCGCTTTCCGGACGCCGCCTACACGCTGCGCCGCATCGCCGCCACCAAGGGCCGTGATTTCTACGAAGGCGAGCTGGCCGAGCGCATCGCCGCCTTCAGCCAGGAATGCGGCGCCGCCATGACGCTGGAAGACCTGCGCGGCTACCGCCCGGAATGGGTCAAGCCGATCTCGCGGTCCTATCGCGGCTACGAGCTGCACGAGATCCCGCCGAACGGGCAGGGCATCGCCGCGCTGATCGCGCTGGGCATCGTCGAGCGCTTCAACATCGCCGACATGCCGGTCGACTCGGTGCAGTCGCAGCACCTGCAGATCGAGGCCATGAAGCTGGCTTTCGCCGACCTCTACAAGTACGTGGCCGACCCGCGCTCGATGGAAGTCACGCCCGAGCAGATGCTGTCGGATGCCTACCTGGACAGCCGCGCCAAGCTGATCCGCCTGGACGGCGCCACCCATTTCGGCGCGGGCCGCCCGGCCGCCGGCGGCACCGTCTACCTGACCGCCGCCGACGAGAACGGCATGATGATCTCGTTCATCCAGTCCAACTACATGGGTTTCGGCTCGGGCGTGGTGGTGCCGGGCACGGGCATCAGCCTGCAGAACCGCGGCGTCGGCTTCTCGATGGATCCCAAGTCGGCCAACGTGGTCGAGGGCGGCAAGCGGCCGTTCCACACCATCATCCCGGGTTTCCTGACGCGCGGCGGCAAGCCGGTCATGAGCTTCGGCGTGATGGGCGGCGACATGCAGCCGCAGGGCCACCTGCAGACCGTGATCCGCATGGTCGACTACCACCAGAACCCGCAGGCCGCCTGCTGCGCGCCGCGCTGGAAGGTCAACCGCGATTTCACGCTGGATATCGAGACCAATATGAAGGCTTCCACTATTGCGGGCCTGAAAGACCTGGGGCATGCTTTGAAATCCGTGGACGATCCGTACATGGATTTCGGCGCCGGCCAATTCATCTGGCGCATGTCCGAAAGCGACAACGAGCTCGGCTACGTCGCCGCCAGCGACAGTCGCCGTGACGGCCAGGCCGTGGGTTTCTGA
- a CDS encoding dipeptide ABC transporter ATP-binding protein, translating into MDPKRVVQVDDLTVRFKTPERVVEAVRNVSFHVDRGETLAIVGESGSGKSVTSLALMRLVEYGGGRIVNGGMLLRRRNGDVLDLVNAPDSTLQRVRGADVAMIFQEPMTSLNPSFTAGNQIAEALQLHQGLDAAAARAETLRMLERVRIPEARAILDRYPHQLSGGMRQRVMIAMALSCKPQLLIADEPTTALDVTIQAQILQLIRQLQEEMDMGVIFITHDMGVVAEVADRVLVMYRGDKVEEGGSDDVFARPRHAYTRALLSAVPRLGAMHGTDEPAPFPLLKVEEAARQAEPAAAPVAQPSTVRRDNGPVLKVRDLTTSFDITGGIFGRVQKRVHAVEKVSFDLYPGETLSLVGESGCGKTTTGRSLLQLVKSKSGTIEFDGQNIGALRGSAMQTLRRHIQFIFQDPFASLDPRMTVGYSIMEPLLIHRVASGAAAQERVRWLMDKCGLAPEMIDRYPHEFSGGQRQRICIARALALNPKVVIADESVSALDVSIQAQIVNLLLDLQRELGVSFLFISHDMAVVERVSHRVAVMYLGQIVEIGPRRAIFENPQHPYTKKLMAAVPIADPQRRHRERSLLVDEIPSPMRKLGDDPLVEPLVRVGEGHYVARHSVGVY; encoded by the coding sequence ATGGACCCCAAACGCGTCGTCCAGGTCGACGACCTGACCGTGCGCTTCAAAACCCCCGAGCGCGTCGTCGAAGCGGTGCGCAACGTGTCGTTCCACGTCGATCGCGGCGAAACCCTGGCGATCGTGGGCGAGTCCGGCTCGGGCAAGTCGGTCACCTCGCTGGCGCTGATGCGCCTGGTGGAATACGGCGGCGGCCGCATCGTCAACGGCGGCATGCTGCTGCGCCGGCGCAACGGCGACGTGCTGGACCTGGTCAACGCGCCCGACAGCACGCTGCAACGCGTGCGCGGCGCCGACGTGGCCATGATCTTCCAGGAGCCGATGACCTCGCTCAACCCCAGTTTCACGGCCGGCAACCAGATCGCCGAGGCCCTGCAACTGCACCAGGGGCTGGACGCGGCCGCGGCGCGCGCCGAAACGCTGCGCATGCTCGAACGCGTGCGCATCCCCGAGGCCCGCGCCATTCTCGACCGCTATCCGCACCAGTTGTCCGGCGGCATGCGCCAGCGCGTCATGATCGCGATGGCGCTGTCCTGCAAGCCGCAGCTGCTGATCGCCGACGAACCCACCACGGCCCTGGACGTCACCATCCAGGCCCAGATCCTGCAACTGATCCGCCAGTTGCAGGAAGAAATGGACATGGGCGTCATCTTCATCACCCACGACATGGGCGTGGTGGCCGAAGTGGCCGACCGCGTGCTGGTCATGTACCGCGGCGACAAGGTCGAGGAGGGCGGTTCCGACGACGTCTTCGCCCGTCCCCGGCATGCCTACACCCGCGCGCTGCTGTCGGCCGTGCCGCGCCTGGGCGCCATGCATGGCACCGACGAGCCGGCGCCGTTCCCGCTGCTCAAGGTCGAGGAGGCCGCGCGCCAGGCCGAGCCGGCCGCCGCCCCGGTGGCGCAGCCGTCCACCGTGCGCCGCGACAACGGCCCGGTGCTGAAGGTGCGCGACCTGACCACCAGCTTCGACATCACCGGCGGCATCTTCGGCCGGGTGCAAAAGCGCGTGCATGCGGTCGAGAAGGTCAGCTTCGACCTGTATCCGGGCGAGACCCTGTCGCTGGTGGGCGAATCCGGCTGCGGCAAGACCACCACCGGCCGTTCGCTGCTGCAACTGGTCAAGAGCAAGAGCGGCACGATCGAGTTCGACGGCCAGAACATCGGCGCGCTGCGCGGCAGCGCCATGCAGACGCTGCGCCGCCACATCCAGTTCATCTTCCAGGATCCGTTCGCCTCGCTCGACCCACGCATGACGGTCGGCTATTCCATCATGGAACCGCTGCTGATCCACCGCGTGGCCAGCGGCGCGGCGGCGCAGGAGCGGGTGCGCTGGCTGATGGACAAGTGCGGCCTCGCGCCCGAGATGATCGACCGTTATCCGCACGAGTTCTCGGGCGGCCAGCGCCAGCGCATCTGCATCGCGCGCGCCCTGGCGCTGAACCCCAAGGTGGTGATCGCCGATGAATCGGTGTCGGCCCTGGACGTGTCGATCCAGGCGCAGATCGTCAACCTGCTGCTCGACCTGCAGCGCGAGCTGGGCGTGTCGTTCCTGTTCATTTCGCACGACATGGCGGTGGTCGAGCGCGTCAGCCACCGCGTGGCGGTGATGTACCTGGGCCAGATCGTCGAGATCGGTCCGCGCCGCGCCATCTTCGAGAACCCGCAGCATCCCTACACGAAGAAGCTGATGGCGGCGGTGCCGATCGCCGATCCGCAGCGCCGGCACCGCGAGCGCTCGCTGCTGGTCGACGAAATCCCCAGCCCGATGCGCAAACTGGGCGACGATCCGCTGGTCGAGCCGCTGGTGCGGGTCGGGGAAGGGCACTACGTCGCGCGCCATTCCGTCGGCGTGTACTGA